CGTATGCCAAAGGAGGTGCGATTGCCCGGGCATCCGCTCCCTCGCCGACCCACAGGGCGATGAACAGCGCAGCGGTCGCTTCCAGGAGTCCCGCACGTTCGAGACCGCCGCCGGCCACGGGTTCGCAGCCCACGTCCCGCACCAACTCGCGTACGCGCGCGAGGGCTGTCTCGTCGTCCCCGCAGACCGGCACGGCCAGTGGTCGCCCGTCGAAGACGGGCGGCCGCATGCGCCACACGTCCTCGTGGCAGAGGTTGAAAGCCTTGACCACGTGGGCTCCTGGCGCCGCCGCGGCCAGTTGCTGCGCGGCTGAGGAGCCTCCTTCCGTCAGCAGCCGGAAGCCCGGCCCGACTGGGTTGGAGCAGTCGATCAGCACCTTGCCCTCCAGAGCCGCGTGCAGGTCCCCAGCCACGTCTACTCCCGCCCCGAAGGGCAGCGCGGCCAACACCACCTGACCGAACTCGGCCGCCCCGCGCAGACTGCCAGGCTTCACGCTGCCTCCGACGCGCGTCGCGAGCCGCTCCGCCTTGTGTGCGTCCCGTCCCCCGATGGTCACCTCGTGCCCGGCGCGCACCCAGTGGGTGGCGAGCGCGTCGGCCATGTTGCCAGTTCCCAGTACGCCGATTCTCATCACACGTTCCCTCTCCGTGCCTGCTTCGCCGTTCACACCGACGCTAGAAGGCGGTTCGGGCACCATTTGGTACGTGACGACCGACGCCTTCCTCGCCGACTGCCGTGCCCGCCTGGCCTTCGACCTGCTCTCCAACACCTGGAAC
The genomic region above belongs to Streptomyces sp. CG1 and contains:
- a CDS encoding NADPH-dependent F420 reductase translates to MRIGVLGTGNMADALATHWVRAGHEVTIGGRDAHKAERLATRVGGSVKPGSLRGAAEFGQVVLAALPFGAGVDVAGDLHAALEGKVLIDCSNPVGPGFRLLTEGGSSAAQQLAAAAPGAHVVKAFNLCHEDVWRMRPPVFDGRPLAVPVCGDDETALARVRELVRDVGCEPVAGGGLERAGLLEATAALFIALWVGEGADARAIAPPLAYAAGPSHQGTEGDTGAFR